In a single window of the Subtercola sp. PAMC28395 genome:
- a CDS encoding O-antigen ligase: protein MKSSVRSDDPLLYRPAFVAAAEPTSGAKARVRFAGFVLFTALGGDAWQSLLGWPAFIVLVVGLTIACAVVLARSHRVSPVRWTRYSKPLAAFLVLCTGSLLWSQYTGATALGVTAQWLAAIAGVTLAVTLTWLEILRALGVALRWLLGLSLVFEVYVGTIIRQPLHALWIFSGGQGVPLEYEWSSAELLNGGPIQGIVGNRNLLAFLALLALIVFAIEWVERTRGAVNSVIWLAVALLAHSLTRSATVLMATVGVAFVLLIAMLIRRVPVHKRLAIYPFGILGLGGVAYATITLSDQLFPLLGRGDDLTGRVDIWNTVLNLAWQHPVFGWGWVSYWAPWVEPFNGLVVIDGTEYLQAHNAWVDLFLQLGFVGVFVFGCLIAATTVRCWWMAVDPTPSATVGGTPSPYQAIALLPLLLLAALVIQSLTESRLLVEGNFLLLVLLATKVKLDPLPLGPPPRAVAG, encoded by the coding sequence ATGAAATCCTCTGTGCGCTCTGACGACCCGCTGCTGTACAGGCCGGCCTTCGTTGCCGCGGCCGAACCCACGTCGGGCGCGAAAGCGCGTGTACGGTTCGCCGGGTTCGTGCTGTTCACGGCGCTCGGGGGTGATGCCTGGCAGAGCCTGCTGGGCTGGCCGGCGTTCATCGTCCTGGTGGTCGGGCTCACGATCGCCTGCGCCGTGGTGCTGGCGCGGAGCCATCGAGTCAGCCCCGTGCGCTGGACGCGGTACTCCAAGCCGCTTGCCGCCTTCCTCGTGCTCTGTACGGGGTCGCTGCTCTGGTCCCAGTACACCGGCGCGACAGCGCTGGGCGTCACCGCCCAGTGGCTCGCAGCCATCGCCGGCGTGACCCTGGCCGTCACCCTCACCTGGCTCGAGATCCTCCGGGCGCTCGGCGTGGCACTGCGCTGGCTGCTGGGGTTGTCGTTGGTGTTCGAGGTCTACGTCGGCACGATCATCCGGCAGCCTCTGCATGCGCTGTGGATCTTCTCGGGTGGCCAGGGCGTGCCGCTGGAATACGAGTGGAGCTCGGCGGAGCTGCTGAACGGCGGGCCGATCCAGGGCATCGTGGGCAACCGGAACCTGTTGGCCTTCCTCGCTCTTCTCGCGCTCATCGTGTTCGCAATTGAGTGGGTCGAAAGAACCAGGGGCGCAGTCAACAGCGTCATCTGGCTCGCCGTGGCGCTTCTTGCCCATTCCCTCACCCGCTCGGCCACCGTGCTCATGGCCACTGTCGGTGTGGCCTTCGTACTGCTCATCGCGATGCTCATCCGCCGGGTGCCGGTTCACAAGAGACTGGCGATCTACCCGTTCGGCATTCTGGGGCTGGGCGGCGTCGCCTATGCGACGATCACCCTCTCTGACCAACTCTTCCCTCTGCTCGGGCGCGGCGACGACCTCACCGGGCGCGTCGACATCTGGAACACGGTGCTGAACCTGGCCTGGCAGCACCCGGTCTTCGGTTGGGGCTGGGTGAGCTACTGGGCACCGTGGGTGGAGCCGTTCAATGGCTTGGTCGTCATCGACGGCACCGAGTACCTTCAGGCGCACAATGCCTGGGTCGACCTCTTTCTTCAGCTGGGGTTCGTGGGCGTGTTCGTGTTCGGGTGTCTGATCGCCGCCACCACCGTGCGGTGCTGGTGGATGGCCGTTGATCCCACTCCGAGCGCCACCGTCGGCGGCACCCCCTCGCCGTACCAGGCCATCGCCCTGTTGCCGCTGTTGCTGCTCGCGGCCCTCGTGATCCAGAGCCTCACTGAGTCGCGGCTCCTGGTCGAGGGCAACTTCCTGCTGCTCGTACTCCTCGCCACCAAGGTGAAGCTCGACCCGCTGCCGCTCGGGCCACCGCCTCGCGC
- a CDS encoding acyl-CoA dehydrogenase family protein, with amino-acid sequence MTFEPLASDFFGYSAHLSEQEKESIMALRSYLETEVKPLVNGLWERAEFPHQIVKKLAELDVYRFGWESTKPFENSAVFRGFVALELARIDASVATHVGVHNGLAMGSVNVAGSDEQRAEWLPKMATGEIVGAFGLTEPDSGSDSAQGLRTVATRDGDDWILNGSKRWIGNATFSDITIIWAKSAEDGQVKGFIVKTDTPGYTATKIEGKQSLRIVQNADITLENVRVPESMRLQNANSFRDTASVLRLTRAEVAWAAVGNSIGAYEAALRYTKQRVQFGKPIASHQLVQDLLVKSLGNITSSLGMVVQVSRMLDEGVQRDEHSALAKAFATARMRETVAWCREALGGNGIVLEYDVARHFADAEALYSYEGTREMNTLIVGRTITGFAAFV; translated from the coding sequence ATGACTTTCGAACCCCTCGCCAGCGACTTCTTCGGCTACTCGGCTCACCTGAGCGAACAGGAGAAGGAGTCGATCATGGCTCTGCGCAGCTACCTCGAGACCGAGGTCAAGCCGCTCGTGAACGGCCTGTGGGAGCGTGCGGAGTTCCCGCACCAGATCGTGAAGAAGCTCGCAGAGCTCGACGTGTACCGCTTCGGTTGGGAGTCGACCAAGCCGTTCGAGAACTCGGCCGTCTTCCGCGGATTCGTCGCCCTCGAGCTCGCCCGCATCGATGCCTCTGTCGCCACCCACGTCGGTGTGCACAATGGGCTCGCCATGGGGTCGGTGAACGTCGCCGGTTCAGACGAACAGCGCGCCGAGTGGCTGCCGAAGATGGCGACCGGCGAGATCGTCGGTGCGTTCGGCCTCACCGAGCCCGACTCAGGGTCTGACTCGGCCCAGGGGCTTCGCACTGTGGCCACGCGCGATGGCGACGACTGGATCCTGAACGGCTCCAAGCGCTGGATCGGCAATGCCACCTTCAGCGACATCACGATCATCTGGGCGAAGTCGGCCGAAGACGGGCAGGTGAAGGGCTTCATCGTGAAGACCGACACCCCCGGGTACACGGCCACCAAGATCGAGGGCAAGCAGAGCCTTCGCATCGTACAGAATGCCGACATCACCCTCGAGAACGTGCGCGTACCCGAGTCGATGCGCCTGCAGAACGCGAACAGCTTCCGCGACACCGCATCGGTCTTGCGCCTCACCCGTGCCGAGGTGGCCTGGGCCGCGGTCGGCAACTCGATCGGCGCCTACGAAGCGGCGCTCAGGTACACCAAGCAGCGTGTGCAGTTCGGCAAGCCGATCGCCTCGCACCAGCTCGTGCAAGACCTCCTGGTGAAGAGCCTCGGCAACATCACCTCGAGCCTGGGCATGGTCGTCCAGGTGTCACGGATGCTCGACGAAGGTGTTCAGCGCGACGAGCACTCTGCGCTGGCCAAGGCCTTCGCCACTGCCCGCATGCGCGAAACCGTCGCCTGGTGCCGCGAGGCCCTCGGCGGCAACGGAATCGTTCTGGAATACGACGTGGCCCGTCACTTCGCCGACGCCGAGGCGCTGTATTCCTACGAGGGCACCCGCGAGATGAACACTCTCATCGTGGGACGCACGATCACCGGCTTTGCTGCCTTCGTTTAG
- the manA gene encoding mannose-6-phosphate isomerase, class I: MFVQITNTPRDYAWGSERAITDLLGQPASTSPQAELWLGAHPGSPSVIVDPAQTGGARTLTEWIANDPERASGSHGHLPYLLKILSAERPLSLQAHPTLSAARAGFERENAEGLAPDAPNRNYKDPLHKPEVIFALSEKFEALCGFRPVSEIHGIITLLKAADARAAVPEPELLSALESQLRGDTHEALRTAVEWLLSGGEEVLALVRQVTSLVGGDGSGDEGAAEGLLEGEFGAALATVRDLAAEYPGDPGVVISLLLNRVTLNRGEALFLPAGNIHAYLKGLGVELMAASDNVLRGGLTPKYIDVPELLSVLVFDSLPVPYLNPGHPSAGVEVYQPDVIDFELVRVTPGLVDARYLPLGPAIVICTSGGVTVSSATGSAMVAHGASFFVTPDEGELTFSGEGELFLAGPGAA; encoded by the coding sequence ATGTTCGTACAGATCACCAACACGCCCCGGGATTACGCGTGGGGCTCCGAGCGTGCGATCACCGACCTTCTGGGCCAACCCGCCTCCACCTCTCCCCAGGCCGAGCTCTGGCTGGGCGCTCACCCGGGTTCGCCCAGCGTGATCGTCGACCCCGCGCAGACCGGCGGCGCCCGCACGCTCACGGAGTGGATCGCGAACGACCCGGAACGGGCATCCGGCAGCCATGGCCACCTGCCCTACCTGTTGAAGATCCTGAGCGCCGAGCGACCGCTCTCCCTGCAGGCGCACCCGACGCTGAGCGCTGCCCGGGCAGGCTTCGAACGTGAGAACGCCGAGGGTCTCGCGCCCGACGCGCCGAACCGCAACTACAAAGACCCACTGCACAAGCCGGAGGTCATCTTTGCGCTGAGCGAGAAATTCGAGGCGCTCTGCGGGTTCCGGCCCGTCTCAGAGATCCACGGCATCATCACCCTGCTGAAGGCGGCGGATGCCCGGGCCGCCGTGCCCGAACCCGAGCTGCTGTCGGCCCTCGAGAGCCAGTTGCGCGGCGACACCCACGAGGCTCTGCGCACTGCGGTGGAGTGGCTGCTCTCCGGTGGCGAAGAGGTGCTCGCGCTGGTGCGGCAGGTGACGTCGCTCGTCGGCGGCGACGGTTCTGGTGACGAGGGTGCGGCCGAGGGGCTGCTCGAGGGTGAGTTCGGGGCCGCGCTTGCGACCGTGCGTGACCTCGCGGCCGAGTACCCCGGCGACCCGGGCGTCGTGATCTCGCTGCTGCTCAACCGCGTGACGCTGAATCGGGGTGAGGCGCTCTTCCTGCCGGCCGGCAACATCCATGCCTATCTGAAGGGGCTCGGGGTCGAGCTCATGGCCGCCTCCGACAATGTGCTGCGGGGCGGGCTCACGCCGAAGTACATCGACGTGCCGGAGCTGCTGAGTGTGCTGGTGTTCGACTCGTTGCCCGTGCCGTACCTGAACCCCGGGCATCCTTCTGCGGGTGTCGAGGTGTACCAGCCCGACGTGATCGACTTCGAACTCGTGCGGGTGACGCCAGGGCTGGTGGATGCCCGGTACCTGCCTCTCGGGCCGGCCATCGTCATCTGCACCTCGGGTGGGGTGACTGTCTCGTCGGCGACGGGTTCGGCGATGGTCGCGCACGGTGCCTCGTTCTTCGTGACGCCAGACGAGGGCGAGCTCACGTTCTCGGGCGAGGGTGAGCTCTTTCTGGCGGGGCCGGGGGCTGCGTAA
- a CDS encoding acyltransferase family protein: MTRRQIREDAAIKGGGIRPEIQALRAIAVLSVVVYHLWPVRLPGGFVGVDIFFVISGFLIVGHLMREIDRTGSVRLLVFWARRARRLLPASLLVLAVTGLAVLMAVPTVQWQQFYSEIGASALYVQNWLLAYNAVDYLAAVNAPSPVEHFWSLSVEEQFYLAWPLVIVLLLAVGRLRRVSSRRSIVVGVLVVVTAASLVYSIYAVAVTPSAAYFVTTARAWEFGAGGLLALLTQGAARSRPLRGAVVSWLGLTIIAITVLCYSAATPFPGIGAIPPVVGTLLVIWAGSATGRWSPGALLGLRPVQWVGGVSYSLYLWHWPLIVLVPFVTAQPLDGKARVLILASAILLAYITKRFVEEPFRVHATLTRRGAGKALALTLGCTVIVALGATLGYCQPFIASYQISAAAAAAIRDNPRCAGAPAALPENQCPQPYAVTTLTTPAYAETDIGRGVQSVDECKQTFDATAVMTCDIGDLATATSTVALVGDSHAGQYLTALDEYGQANHIHFITYLKSWCAGTGASDVASFGYDVPERMQSCTDWGRSVLASVSQNAAINAVLFTDYTRSYVEPPPSLGGRPIAAGDFEKAWQPLLDAGKRVIVIRDLPNADKEDIPACVATHLAQYDPCSQPRATATLDLGQDPLSTAAAQMPSVSFIDLTDDLCDATTCHVVIGGFIVYFGSNHLTQTFSRTLESIVGPQIRSAL; encoded by the coding sequence ATGACCAGACGCCAGATCCGCGAGGATGCCGCCATCAAGGGAGGAGGCATCCGACCCGAGATCCAGGCTCTGCGCGCGATCGCTGTTCTCTCGGTCGTGGTCTATCACCTCTGGCCCGTGAGGCTGCCGGGCGGTTTTGTCGGTGTCGACATCTTCTTCGTCATCTCCGGCTTTCTCATCGTCGGGCACCTCATGCGGGAGATCGACCGCACGGGGAGCGTGCGACTGCTGGTCTTCTGGGCACGGCGGGCACGACGCCTCCTTCCTGCCAGCCTCCTCGTGCTCGCCGTCACGGGGCTCGCAGTACTCATGGCCGTGCCCACCGTGCAGTGGCAGCAGTTCTACTCGGAGATCGGCGCCTCTGCGCTCTACGTGCAGAACTGGCTGCTGGCCTACAACGCCGTCGACTACCTGGCCGCGGTGAATGCTCCCTCGCCGGTGGAACACTTCTGGTCGCTGTCGGTCGAGGAGCAGTTCTACCTCGCGTGGCCGCTCGTCATCGTTCTTCTCCTGGCCGTCGGCAGGCTGCGCAGAGTCTCTTCGCGGCGTTCCATCGTTGTCGGCGTCCTGGTTGTTGTGACGGCGGCCAGTCTCGTGTACTCCATCTATGCGGTCGCCGTCACCCCGTCGGCTGCGTACTTCGTCACGACCGCTCGGGCGTGGGAGTTCGGCGCAGGCGGACTGCTTGCCCTGCTCACACAGGGTGCTGCGCGTTCTCGACCCCTCCGTGGTGCCGTGGTGAGCTGGCTCGGCCTCACCATCATCGCGATCACGGTGCTGTGCTACTCCGCGGCGACCCCCTTCCCCGGCATCGGCGCGATTCCTCCCGTGGTGGGCACCCTCCTGGTGATCTGGGCGGGCTCTGCGACAGGGCGGTGGTCTCCTGGCGCGCTGCTCGGGCTCAGGCCGGTGCAGTGGGTGGGCGGAGTGTCGTACTCGCTGTATCTCTGGCACTGGCCATTGATCGTGTTGGTCCCGTTTGTGACGGCACAGCCGCTTGATGGGAAGGCGCGGGTGCTCATCCTGGCTTCCGCCATCCTGCTCGCGTACATCACCAAGCGGTTCGTGGAGGAGCCGTTCAGGGTTCACGCGACCTTGACCCGCCGAGGGGCAGGGAAGGCGCTCGCCCTCACCCTGGGCTGCACGGTGATCGTGGCGCTCGGAGCAACGCTCGGCTATTGCCAGCCCTTCATCGCGAGCTACCAGATCTCTGCAGCGGCCGCCGCTGCCATCCGGGACAACCCGAGATGCGCGGGTGCGCCGGCAGCTCTTCCCGAGAACCAGTGCCCCCAGCCGTACGCGGTCACGACCCTGACGACTCCTGCCTACGCCGAGACCGACATCGGCCGCGGTGTCCAGTCGGTCGACGAGTGCAAGCAGACCTTCGATGCAACAGCCGTCATGACCTGCGACATCGGTGACCTGGCGACGGCTACGTCAACTGTCGCGCTGGTCGGGGATTCGCACGCTGGGCAGTACCTCACGGCCCTGGATGAATACGGGCAGGCGAATCACATCCATTTCATCACCTATCTGAAGTCCTGGTGTGCTGGTACCGGTGCGTCAGATGTGGCGAGCTTCGGCTATGACGTGCCAGAGCGCATGCAGTCATGCACCGATTGGGGGCGGAGTGTGCTTGCGTCGGTGTCGCAGAACGCCGCGATCAATGCGGTGTTGTTCACCGACTACACCAGAAGCTATGTCGAGCCACCGCCGAGCCTCGGAGGGCGCCCGATCGCGGCGGGCGACTTCGAGAAGGCGTGGCAACCGCTTCTCGACGCGGGCAAACGGGTGATCGTGATCCGCGATCTCCCGAACGCCGACAAGGAGGACATTCCCGCCTGTGTCGCCACCCACCTCGCCCAGTACGACCCCTGTTCGCAGCCGCGAGCGACCGCCACTCTCGACCTGGGACAGGACCCACTGTCGACGGCGGCAGCCCAGATGCCGTCGGTCTCGTTCATCGATCTGACAGACGATCTCTGCGATGCCACAACCTGTCATGTCGTGATCGGTGGATTCATCGTCTACTTCGGAAGCAATCATCTGACCCAGACGTTCTCGCGCACCCTCGAGTCGATAGTCGGCCCGCAAATACGGTCCGCTCTCTGA
- a CDS encoding WhiB family transcriptional regulator — translation MSPVAGLHSGAPDDWFVDPVILGVPGVRQAEDNPLAWQTDSLCAQTDPEAFFPEKGGSTRDAKRICQTCEVKAQCLEYALQNDERFGIWGGLSERERRKLRKQAS, via the coding sequence ATGTCACCAGTAGCAGGCCTCCACTCGGGGGCACCAGACGACTGGTTCGTCGACCCCGTCATTCTCGGTGTTCCGGGGGTCCGACAGGCTGAAGACAATCCGCTCGCCTGGCAGACGGATTCGCTCTGCGCCCAGACCGACCCCGAGGCATTCTTTCCCGAAAAGGGTGGGTCGACCCGCGACGCGAAGCGCATCTGCCAGACGTGCGAGGTCAAGGCACAGTGCCTCGAGTATGCGTTGCAGAACGACGAGCGTTTCGGCATCTGGGGCGGGCTCTCCGAACGGGAACGTCGCAAACTCCGCAAGCAGGCCAGCTAG